A region of Paenibacillus sp. 37 DNA encodes the following proteins:
- the glyQ gene encoding glycine--tRNA ligase subunit alpha, with translation MNFQQMILTLQQFWAEHNCIIVQPYDTEKGAGTMNPMTFLRSLGPEPWKVAYVEPSRRPSDGRYGENPNRLYQHHQFQVIIKPSPDNIQEIYLESLKRLGIDPLKHDIRFVEDNWENPSLGCAGLGWEVWLDGMEITQFTYFQQVGGIETNPVAVEITYGMERLASYIQDKENVFDLEWVEGITYGDVFRQPEFEHSKYTFEVSDVKMLFTLFNMHEEEANKAMAQHLVFPAYDYVLKCSHTFNLLDARGAISVTERTGYITRVRNLARQVAATYMEEREKLGFPLIKKGGAEHV, from the coding sequence ATGAATTTTCAGCAGATGATTCTAACGCTGCAACAATTCTGGGCCGAGCATAACTGTATTATTGTCCAGCCATACGATACGGAAAAAGGGGCAGGTACGATGAACCCGATGACCTTTTTACGCTCGCTTGGACCCGAACCTTGGAAAGTGGCCTATGTGGAGCCTTCCCGTCGTCCTTCGGACGGACGTTATGGTGAGAACCCTAACCGGCTCTACCAGCATCATCAGTTCCAGGTAATCATCAAGCCTTCTCCGGACAATATTCAGGAAATTTACCTGGAAAGTCTAAAGCGTCTGGGCATTGACCCGCTCAAACATGATATTCGGTTTGTTGAAGATAACTGGGAGAATCCTTCCCTTGGTTGTGCAGGTCTTGGTTGGGAAGTCTGGTTGGACGGCATGGAAATTACGCAATTTACGTATTTCCAACAGGTTGGTGGTATCGAGACAAATCCGGTAGCTGTTGAAATTACGTACGGTATGGAGCGTTTAGCTTCTTACATTCAGGATAAAGAGAATGTGTTTGATCTGGAATGGGTGGAAGGTATCACTTATGGTGATGTATTCCGTCAGCCAGAATTCGAACACTCTAAATATACGTTTGAAGTATCTGATGTCAAAATGCTGTTTACACTCTTCAACATGCATGAAGAAGAAGCAAACAAGGCCATGGCGCAGCATCTGGTATTCCCGGCATATGACTATGTGCTGAAATGTTCCCACACGTTCAACCTGTTGGATGCACGTGGAGCCATCAGTGTAACGGAACGTACGGGTTACATCACACGTGTTCGTAATCTGGCTCGCCAAGTCGCTGCAACATATATGGAAGAGCGTGAGAAGCTAGGCTTCCCGCTGATCAAGAAAGGGGGAGCCGAGCATGTCTAA
- the recO gene encoding DNA repair protein RecO has product MLYRVEGIVIRSMDYGEGNKIITLCTESGGKVGVLVRGAKKPKSRHAALVQPFTYGQYVYFRNTGLGTLNAGEIVESYHELREDLVKASYASYACELLDRVLQDEETGTFWFKQLKACLQALKEEKDPVVITSLYEMKILQASGYGPQLDECISCNQERPDEQLFISPRLGGVLCRACKHFDPPAMSVSPKALKLLRLFAQLDLQRLGNISVSESTRDEIKKLMRAFMDHQLGLNLKSRSFLDQMEKYGI; this is encoded by the coding sequence ATGCTATACAGGGTGGAAGGGATTGTCATCCGCAGCATGGACTACGGCGAAGGGAACAAAATCATTACGCTTTGCACCGAAAGCGGCGGGAAAGTAGGGGTACTCGTCCGCGGTGCCAAAAAGCCCAAGAGCCGACATGCTGCACTGGTGCAGCCGTTTACGTATGGTCAATATGTATATTTTCGCAATACAGGTCTAGGCACACTGAACGCTGGAGAAATTGTTGAATCTTATCATGAGTTGCGTGAAGATCTGGTCAAGGCCTCATATGCTTCTTATGCGTGTGAACTATTGGATCGGGTGCTTCAGGATGAAGAGACAGGTACATTTTGGTTCAAACAGTTAAAGGCGTGTTTGCAGGCGTTGAAGGAAGAGAAAGACCCGGTTGTTATTACAAGTCTGTACGAAATGAAAATATTACAGGCATCCGGATATGGTCCACAGTTAGATGAGTGCATCTCCTGCAACCAGGAGCGACCAGATGAGCAGTTGTTCATAAGTCCCAGACTTGGTGGCGTCTTGTGTCGAGCATGCAAACATTTCGATCCTCCCGCGATGTCCGTAAGTCCAAAGGCTCTGAAGTTGTTGCGTTTGTTCGCGCAGTTGGATCTGCAGCGCTTGGGGAATATATCAGTGAGTGAGTCTACCCGTGATGAGATCAAAAAGTTGATGCGTGCCTTTATGGATCATCAGCTTGGTCTGAATCTTAAATCCCGTTCTTTCCTCGATCAGATGGAGAAGTACGGGATTTGA
- a CDS encoding YqzL family protein: protein MRDFSWKVFAMTGDVESYLLYTEACNSLGQESDHAREVIEDEEAEG from the coding sequence ATGCGAGATTTTTCGTGGAAGGTTTTTGCGATGACGGGGGATGTAGAGTCCTATTTGTTATATACCGAGGCGTGTAACTCGTTAGGACAGGAGTCGGATCATGCAAGGGAAGTGATTGAAGATGAAGAAGCCGAAGGATAA
- the era gene encoding GTPase Era produces the protein MKKQAFKSGFVAIIGRPNVGKSTLMNQVIGQKIAIMSDKPQTTRNKIHGVYTSEHQQIVFLDTPGIHKRQSKLGDYMNQTALNTLGEVEAALFLIDASEGLGGGDRYIAEQLKNIRTPVILVMNKIDKIEPEALLPLIETYRKLHDFAEIVPVSAMLGSNVSTLLEQLGKYLPEGPQYYPDDQVTDHPEQFVCAELIREKILQMTREEVPHSIAVTIEDMKVQDNGVVYISAVIFVERDSQKGIIIGKQGALLKEVGKRARHDIQNLLGSKIFMDLWVKVKKDWRNQDRVLRDLGFGRD, from the coding sequence ATGAAAAAACAAGCATTTAAATCCGGTTTTGTAGCCATTATTGGACGTCCAAACGTAGGTAAATCCACATTGATGAACCAGGTGATCGGACAGAAAATTGCGATTATGTCGGACAAGCCACAAACCACACGTAATAAAATTCATGGTGTGTATACATCCGAACATCAGCAAATCGTTTTCCTGGATACACCCGGTATTCACAAACGTCAATCCAAACTTGGCGATTACATGAACCAGACTGCTTTGAATACGCTCGGAGAAGTAGAAGCAGCACTGTTCCTGATTGACGCTTCGGAGGGATTGGGTGGCGGTGACCGTTACATTGCGGAACAATTGAAAAATATCCGTACACCTGTCATTCTTGTCATGAATAAAATTGACAAAATTGAGCCGGAAGCACTGCTGCCACTCATTGAGACGTATCGCAAGCTTCACGATTTCGCTGAAATCGTTCCTGTCTCTGCCATGCTTGGCAGCAATGTCAGCACGTTGCTGGAACAGCTCGGCAAGTATTTGCCAGAAGGTCCACAGTACTATCCTGATGACCAGGTTACTGACCATCCGGAGCAGTTTGTATGTGCCGAGTTGATTCGTGAGAAAATTCTGCAAATGACTCGTGAAGAAGTGCCTCACTCTATTGCTGTAACGATCGAAGATATGAAAGTGCAAGATAACGGTGTCGTTTATATCTCAGCTGTCATTTTTGTAGAACGGGATTCCCAAAAAGGGATCATTATCGGGAAGCAGGGTGCCCTTCTGAAAGAAGTGGGTAAACGAGCTCGACACGATATTCAGAACTTGCTCGGCTCCAAAATTTTCATGGACCTGTGGGTTAAAGTGAAAAAAGACTGGAGAAATCAGGATAGAGTTCTGCGTGACCTTGGCTTTGGCCGCGACTGA
- a CDS encoding cytidine deaminase — MDNGLLMQEAIKARTKAYTPYSHFGVGAALLDSEGHVHHGCNIENAAYTPGNCAERTAMFSAIAGGQKPRSFTAIAIVGDTDGPIAPCGVCRQVMYELCEPDMKVILGNLKGDLQETTVAELLPWAFGPSDLNSAKK, encoded by the coding sequence ATGGATAACGGTTTGTTAATGCAAGAAGCAATTAAGGCACGTACGAAGGCGTATACGCCTTACTCCCATTTTGGTGTTGGCGCGGCTTTGCTTGACAGTGAAGGTCATGTGCATCATGGTTGTAATATTGAGAATGCTGCGTATACACCAGGTAACTGTGCTGAGCGTACGGCGATGTTCAGTGCCATTGCAGGTGGGCAGAAGCCTCGCAGCTTCACAGCGATTGCCATTGTGGGCGACACGGATGGTCCGATTGCTCCATGTGGCGTATGTCGTCAGGTCATGTACGAACTGTGTGAACCTGATATGAAAGTCATCTTGGGGAACTTGAAAGGTGATCTGCAAGAGACCACCGTTGCTGAACTGTTACCTTGGGCTTTTGGGCCTTCTGATCTGAATTCTGCCAAAAAATAA
- a CDS encoding diacylglycerol kinase family protein: MKRRSWGLVFRNAAEGIAYGLRTQRNVRVHTGVAILMCAAGFFFKISRTDWMFVLTAVFLVLVTELMNTAVEAAVDLAHPHIHPLAKAAKDTAAGAVLLAAVFAVIIGCIVFIKPVMNWLGLY, translated from the coding sequence ATGAAAAGACGCTCCTGGGGTCTGGTATTCCGCAATGCTGCGGAAGGAATCGCATATGGGTTGCGGACTCAGCGTAATGTGAGAGTTCACACGGGAGTGGCTATTTTGATGTGTGCAGCCGGCTTTTTTTTCAAAATCTCAAGAACGGATTGGATGTTTGTGCTGACCGCTGTCTTTTTGGTCCTGGTGACTGAATTGATGAACACGGCTGTAGAGGCAGCGGTTGACTTGGCACACCCCCATATCCATCCGCTGGCAAAAGCGGCAAAGGATACCGCGGCCGGGGCAGTTCTTCTGGCTGCGGTATTCGCCGTCATCATCGGTTGTATCGTTTTCATTAAGCCGGTGATGAACTGGTTAGGTTTGTACTGA
- the ybeY gene encoding rRNA maturation RNase YbeY, whose translation MSLNLAWNNEQQDKEITEPMIAMLEQLLNLAGEAEGVADGEVALTFVNDEQIHELNRDYRGIDRPTDVLSFAMNETVDEELDIIYELDEDEEMEEMPDVLGDIIISVPRTILQSEEYGHSFERELGFLFVHGFLHLLGYDHQDEASEAEMMGKQEAVLAQAGLTR comes from the coding sequence ATGAGTCTTAACCTGGCATGGAATAATGAACAACAGGATAAAGAAATTACAGAACCGATGATTGCAATGCTGGAACAGTTGCTAAATCTAGCTGGAGAAGCGGAAGGTGTTGCAGACGGAGAAGTGGCTCTGACTTTTGTGAATGATGAGCAGATCCATGAGTTGAACCGTGATTATCGCGGCATTGACCGTCCTACGGATGTACTGTCTTTTGCGATGAACGAAACGGTGGATGAAGAACTAGATATTATCTATGAGCTGGACGAAGATGAAGAAATGGAAGAAATGCCGGATGTTCTTGGAGACATCATCATTTCCGTACCACGGACCATCCTGCAAAGTGAAGAGTATGGACACTCATTTGAACGTGAACTTGGTTTTCTGTTTGTCCATGGTTTCTTGCACCTGCTCGGATACGACCATCAGGATGAAGCAAGTGAGGCTGAAATGATGGGCAAACAAGAAGCGGTATTGGCCCAGGCCGGGTTGACACGATAA
- a CDS encoding HD family phosphohydrolase: MTSKEPSKGKSFQNKATGWKYSVWARYLLFLFLVILFYVSLASKLLPERYDIQEGTRSEVDIAAPMQIPNNKATLKAQEEAAERVQPIFQIVQLRNENLMTTLLDRVDRLNQDDQISSQDKIDIYKDEIPQRQKDFVTNYINNNRKAGTYSETLLEEIRNVVQEQSYRIPEETYIKISRLTSDDIQEMKPVARDIVARLMTDQISDATTARAKVAEMVSVSSLGKRTQREVVQELARLVVTANRFYDEEGTKEAKVQARENTQTVFIKQGDTLVAKGEMITPEMYTLLDENDLLKNEVNYWPQLGLLMFSCLLSAAILMYIQQGSGTHFKYNNAQLLMLVLIFIITIVVMHVTAIIQTNERSYVGFLAPVAVGAMLIALLLDTSLAFVCSILIGMLSSIILNTHQGQLFDFELGFFAVLVSFVAIFATHKASQRSTILKGAIMVCLFGSIAVFTLALIDSGDWNRTTTLYGVGFAFAGGVLTAILVIGLMPFFETSFGILSALKLVELSNPNHPLLRKLLTETPGTYHHSVMVGNLSEAAAEAIGANGLLCRVGSYYHDIGKTKRPIYFIENQNNMENPHDSIDPKLSKSIIVAHARDGVEMQKDYKLPRPIRDIAEQHHGTTFLHYFYHKALRQAEEAGVEPDFTEEDFRYPGPKAQSKESAIVGIADSVEAAVRSLRKPTVEQVESMIEKIIKGRLDDHQFNDCDLTMRELDIVARTLKETVMGIFHSRIEYPEEIKKPKPTSPEAG; this comes from the coding sequence GTGACCTCGAAGGAACCGTCAAAAGGCAAATCTTTTCAGAATAAGGCTACAGGATGGAAGTATAGCGTGTGGGCACGCTATCTTCTGTTTTTGTTTCTGGTGATTCTTTTCTACGTGAGTCTGGCTTCCAAGCTGCTCCCTGAGCGGTATGATATTCAGGAAGGTACACGGAGTGAAGTGGATATTGCTGCGCCCATGCAGATTCCGAATAACAAGGCCACACTCAAAGCACAGGAAGAAGCTGCAGAACGGGTACAGCCGATATTTCAGATTGTCCAGTTGCGAAACGAAAATTTGATGACTACCCTGCTTGACCGTGTAGATCGATTAAATCAGGATGATCAGATTTCAAGTCAGGACAAGATTGATATTTATAAGGATGAAATTCCGCAGCGCCAGAAGGACTTTGTGACCAACTATATCAATAATAATCGGAAAGCCGGTACATACTCCGAGACTCTTTTGGAAGAGATCAGAAATGTGGTACAGGAGCAAAGCTACCGTATTCCCGAAGAAACTTACATCAAAATCTCGCGTCTGACATCGGATGATATCCAGGAGATGAAACCGGTTGCGAGGGATATTGTTGCCCGGTTAATGACGGATCAGATCAGCGATGCAACCACTGCCCGTGCCAAAGTAGCTGAGATGGTGAGTGTCAGCTCTCTTGGTAAGCGAACGCAACGTGAGGTCGTGCAAGAGCTTGCTCGCCTAGTGGTGACAGCGAACCGTTTCTACGATGAAGAGGGAACCAAGGAAGCTAAAGTACAGGCGCGTGAGAACACGCAAACCGTCTTTATCAAGCAAGGGGACACATTAGTTGCCAAGGGTGAGATGATCACTCCGGAGATGTATACTTTGCTGGATGAAAATGATTTGCTGAAAAATGAAGTGAACTACTGGCCGCAGCTTGGGCTTCTTATGTTTTCCTGCCTGTTGTCAGCAGCCATTCTGATGTATATTCAGCAAGGCAGCGGAACACATTTTAAGTATAATAATGCCCAGCTGTTGATGCTTGTTCTCATTTTTATTATTACGATTGTGGTTATGCATGTGACGGCGATTATCCAGACCAATGAGAGGTCTTATGTTGGCTTCCTTGCACCTGTTGCGGTAGGAGCGATGTTAATTGCGCTCTTGCTGGATACGTCGCTTGCCTTTGTATGTTCGATTTTGATCGGTATGTTGTCCAGCATTATTTTGAATACGCATCAGGGTCAACTTTTTGACTTCGAACTGGGTTTCTTCGCTGTATTAGTTTCATTTGTTGCGATCTTCGCAACTCATAAGGCTAGCCAGCGATCAACGATCCTGAAAGGGGCCATTATGGTCTGTCTGTTCGGGTCCATAGCCGTTTTCACCCTGGCTTTGATTGACTCGGGCGATTGGAATCGAACTACGACACTGTATGGCGTTGGGTTTGCATTTGCTGGTGGAGTGCTGACTGCCATACTGGTCATTGGGCTGATGCCATTTTTCGAAACTTCATTTGGCATTTTGTCAGCGCTCAAACTGGTAGAACTATCTAATCCGAACCATCCGCTTCTTCGCAAGTTGCTGACGGAGACACCGGGTACCTATCATCACAGCGTTATGGTAGGTAATCTGTCCGAAGCAGCAGCAGAAGCCATAGGAGCTAACGGATTGCTCTGCCGAGTGGGTTCGTATTATCATGATATTGGCAAGACAAAGCGGCCCATCTATTTTATTGAAAATCAAAACAATATGGAGAATCCGCATGATTCAATTGATCCCAAACTGAGCAAATCCATTATCGTTGCCCATGCGCGCGATGGGGTGGAAATGCAGAAGGATTACAAGCTGCCCAGACCTATTCGGGATATTGCGGAACAGCATCACGGCACGACATTTCTCCACTATTTCTATCACAAAGCACTGCGCCAGGCGGAAGAAGCAGGCGTTGAGCCTGATTTCACGGAAGAAGATTTCCGTTACCCTGGGCCGAAGGCTCAGTCCAAGGAATCGGCTATTGTTGGCATTGCTGATAGTGTAGAGGCTGCTGTGAGATCTTTGCGCAAACCGACCGTGGAGCAAGTGGAGTCCATGATTGAGAAGATTATTAAAGGACGATTGGACGATCATCAATTCAATGATTGTGACCTTACAATGCGTGAACTGGATATCGTCGCCAGAACATTGAAGGAAACGGTGATGGGTATCTTCCACTCCAGGATAGAATATCCGGAGGAGATTAAGAAACCAAAGCCCACTTCACCCGAAGCAGGCTAA
- a CDS encoding PhoH family protein: protein MSEQTRSIQISLQSAGEGQSLFGPQDTFLKLIESEIPAQIASREAEIVIFGNAQQVESLEQLFDVLLQLIRNGYVLTERDVKYAIELAKDMRADQLLDLFKGEITTTYRGKPIRVKTIGQKHYVTTIKKRDIVFGIGPAGTGKTYLAVVLAVAAIKEGSVKRIVLTRPAVEAGESLGFLPGDLQEKVDPYLRPLYDALYDVMGQEQTAKALERGLIEIAPLAYMRGRTLDDSFIILDEAQNTTPEQMKMFLTRLGFGSKMVITGDVTQIDLPRGKKSGLVEANTILNEVNEIGFVYFAEQDVVRHSLVQKIIVAYNHAAENQA, encoded by the coding sequence TTGTCAGAGCAAACACGCAGCATACAAATCTCGCTCCAGAGTGCGGGAGAGGGTCAGTCTCTTTTTGGACCCCAAGATACTTTTCTTAAACTGATTGAATCCGAGATTCCTGCCCAGATTGCATCCCGTGAAGCGGAGATTGTGATTTTTGGCAACGCACAGCAAGTGGAATCGCTTGAACAATTATTTGATGTGTTACTGCAATTGATACGCAACGGATATGTGTTAACTGAAAGAGATGTGAAGTATGCGATTGAACTTGCCAAGGATATGCGGGCAGACCAGCTATTGGATCTGTTCAAGGGCGAGATTACGACGACATACCGAGGTAAACCAATCCGTGTTAAAACCATTGGACAGAAGCACTATGTAACTACAATTAAAAAACGTGATATTGTATTTGGCATTGGTCCTGCCGGTACGGGTAAAACCTACCTTGCTGTTGTACTGGCTGTTGCTGCAATTAAAGAAGGCAGCGTCAAACGCATTGTACTCACACGGCCTGCTGTTGAAGCAGGAGAGAGTCTTGGATTTTTGCCAGGTGATCTTCAGGAGAAGGTAGACCCGTATCTGAGACCACTGTACGATGCCCTGTATGACGTTATGGGACAGGAACAGACCGCTAAGGCACTGGAGCGAGGGTTGATCGAAATCGCACCACTCGCCTATATGCGGGGGCGTACGCTGGATGACTCCTTCATCATTCTGGATGAAGCACAGAATACAACGCCGGAACAGATGAAGATGTTTCTAACCCGTCTTGGTTTTGGCTCCAAAATGGTCATCACCGGAGACGTGACACAGATTGATTTACCGCGTGGTAAGAAATCCGGACTTGTGGAAGCGAATACGATCTTGAACGAAGTTAACGAGATTGGATTTGTCTATTTTGCCGAGCAAGATGTTGTCCGGCATTCCCTTGTCCAGAAAATTATCGTGGCTTACAACCACGCCGCAGAAAATCAAGCATAG
- the yqfD gene encoding sporulation protein YqfD encodes MKQPSLYKLRGAVRITVTGGDIETLINTVAEQGLEVWNLRAHDGRVAEMNILLPHFFRLRPVLKRTGCRVKVTHRSGFPFFAARLLRRKFFLGGMLFFVVALFALSSMVWDVEVKGNVTIPTDEVLAAAKKEGIYPFQWGFRLESQDKLSRQLALALPDVTWIGVSKEGTTITIQVVESAQPKREPLLNPRHLISKSDAVVTQIYAEQGRPVVQKDMRVKKGQVLISGILGDEENTKTIVAKGEVRGLVWREYQVEVPLVQKHNTMTGESKERFYMVLGNWAIQLWGYGSTPFSSFDTESNHRPLTWRSFTLPMGWLTEKDLETREHEEQQTIEWARTKGLEGARNDIIAKNGKGTKIISEKILHEKKENGKVYMKVLFEVEESIAEELPLVHSQGE; translated from the coding sequence ATGAAGCAGCCCAGTCTGTATAAACTGCGGGGAGCAGTCCGAATCACGGTCACTGGGGGAGACATTGAAACATTAATTAACACGGTGGCAGAGCAGGGACTGGAAGTTTGGAACCTGCGTGCTCACGATGGACGCGTGGCAGAGATGAACATTCTGCTGCCGCATTTTTTCAGGTTGCGTCCTGTGTTGAAACGGACAGGCTGCAGGGTGAAAGTAACCCATCGCAGCGGTTTCCCCTTTTTTGCGGCCCGTTTATTGCGGAGGAAGTTCTTTCTTGGGGGGATGCTGTTTTTTGTGGTAGCTTTGTTTGCGTTGTCGTCCATGGTATGGGATGTGGAGGTCAAGGGTAACGTCACCATTCCCACCGACGAGGTGCTCGCAGCAGCGAAGAAAGAGGGCATATATCCTTTCCAATGGGGGTTCCGTCTGGAAAGCCAAGACAAGCTCTCCAGGCAGCTTGCACTCGCTCTGCCGGATGTAACCTGGATTGGCGTCAGCAAAGAGGGGACAACCATTACCATTCAGGTCGTAGAATCTGCCCAACCAAAGCGCGAACCATTACTGAACCCTAGACATCTGATTAGCAAGTCAGATGCTGTTGTCACTCAAATCTATGCGGAGCAGGGACGCCCTGTAGTTCAGAAGGACATGCGTGTCAAAAAGGGTCAGGTATTGATCTCGGGGATTCTCGGGGATGAGGAGAACACCAAAACCATCGTTGCCAAAGGTGAAGTTCGTGGTCTGGTGTGGCGTGAGTATCAGGTAGAGGTTCCACTGGTGCAAAAACATAATACAATGACAGGTGAGAGCAAAGAACGTTTTTACATGGTGCTGGGGAATTGGGCGATCCAACTGTGGGGGTACGGTAGTACACCGTTCAGTTCATTTGATACCGAGAGTAATCACAGACCATTGACGTGGCGATCCTTCACACTCCCGATGGGTTGGCTGACAGAGAAAGATCTGGAGACCCGAGAGCATGAGGAACAGCAGACGATAGAATGGGCCAGAACGAAAGGATTGGAAGGAGCAAGGAACGACATTATCGCCAAAAACGGTAAAGGCACAAAAATTATAAGTGAAAAAATTTTGCATGAGAAGAAAGAGAATGGTAAAGTTTATATGAAAGTCTTATTTGAAGTAGAAGAAAGCATTGCGGAGGAACTTCCGCTAGTCCATAGTCAAGGAGAATGA
- the yqfC gene encoding sporulation protein YqfC — MTRISRKLRRWTSEVLDLPQDVLYDMPRLTLIGSKQLYIENHRGVIHFTPDRIVLALSQGQLEIKGTALVIRNILPDEVAVEGTILDIHMNGVEGNG; from the coding sequence ATGACCCGGATCAGCCGCAAGCTGCGCAGATGGACCAGTGAAGTGTTGGATCTGCCGCAGGATGTGCTTTATGATATGCCACGGTTAACCCTGATCGGCAGTAAGCAACTGTATATAGAGAATCATCGCGGTGTCATCCATTTCACGCCGGATCGTATCGTGTTGGCTCTTTCCCAAGGCCAGTTAGAGATCAAAGGAACTGCCTTGGTGATACGTAATATTTTGCCGGATGAAGTAGCTGTTGAAGGAACGATTCTGGATATTCATATGAATGGAGTGGAGGGGAACGGATGA
- the floA gene encoding flotillin-like protein FloA (flotillin-like protein involved in membrane lipid rafts): MEPTMITVLLIAVVAIIVLSVFFSFFPVMLWISAIASGVRVSIITLVAMRLRRVTPSRIVNPLIKARKAGLELTMNQLESHFLAGGNVDRVVNALIAAQRANIPLEFERAAAIDLAGRDVLQAVQMSVNPRVIETPVVSAVAKDGIEVKVRARITVRANIDRLVGGAGEETIIARVGEGIVSTNGSAETHKVVLENPDLISRTVLSKGLDSGTAFEILSIDIADVDIGKNIGAFLQTEQAEADKRIAQAKAEERRAMAVAQEQEMKARVVEMRARVVESESAVPLAMAEALRSGKIGVMDYMNLKNIEADTQMRNTLGKPGEGSNSNDQGDSKNGR, from the coding sequence ATGGAACCAACTATGATTACGGTTTTGCTCATTGCGGTAGTTGCGATTATCGTACTGAGCGTATTTTTCAGCTTTTTCCCGGTCATGCTCTGGATCTCAGCTATTGCATCCGGTGTCCGTGTTAGTATCATTACACTGGTAGCCATGAGACTTAGACGTGTAACACCTAGCAGGATTGTAAATCCACTGATTAAAGCAAGAAAAGCGGGCCTTGAATTAACCATGAACCAACTGGAAAGTCACTTTCTGGCGGGTGGTAATGTTGACCGTGTTGTAAACGCTCTGATTGCTGCTCAGCGTGCAAACATTCCACTTGAATTCGAACGTGCTGCTGCGATTGACCTTGCTGGTCGTGACGTATTACAGGCGGTCCAAATGAGTGTTAACCCGCGTGTTATCGAAACGCCTGTTGTATCTGCGGTGGCAAAAGATGGTATTGAAGTTAAAGTTCGAGCAAGAATTACAGTTCGTGCGAATATTGACCGACTCGTCGGTGGTGCCGGTGAAGAGACGATCATTGCCCGTGTTGGTGAAGGGATCGTAAGTACCAACGGTTCAGCAGAAACGCATAAAGTGGTGTTGGAAAATCCGGATCTGATCTCTCGTACAGTCCTGTCCAAAGGACTGGATTCTGGAACTGCCTTTGAGATCCTGTCCATTGATATTGCGGACGTGGATATTGGTAAAAATATTGGTGCATTCCTGCAAACCGAGCAGGCAGAAGCTGACAAGCGAATTGCTCAGGCGAAAGCAGAAGAGCGTCGTGCAATGGCTGTAGCCCAAGAACAAGAGATGAAAGCGCGCGTTGTGGAAATGAGAGCGCGTGTTGTTGAGTCTGAATCCGCAGTACCACTTGCAATGGCAGAGGCTTTACGTAGTGGGAAAATTGGTGTTATGGATTACATGAATCTCAAAAATATTGAAGCGGATACTCAGATGCGCAACACATTAGGAAAACCTGGTGAAGGTTCGAATTCCAACGATCAGGGTGATTCCAAAAACGGAAGATAG